In Capsicum annuum cultivar UCD-10X-F1 chromosome 11, UCD10Xv1.1, whole genome shotgun sequence, one genomic interval encodes:
- the LOC107848128 gene encoding zinc finger MYND domain-containing protein 15 isoform X2 has translation MECAGRGSRTPCSGPATRRCRRCQAVAYCSITHQVSHGNVHKKECQRLEQQMKLAHVLSDFPFSFSEESTFQVCDKRETRCSCLIKQGIHRVGMWLFECSCGASTAILGCARLVKGWDLSSTLCPCREPSTPLPKLLRGWKEYYEWRCIPLYSPVALLLHWPLTLYWAIKMAVQGNLIPEISNELRIHYLDVRIHIDFVGPAIPVERNGERIVLRDYAHCTETNCKCKCSTESFGLTSLQTGSSAITLKLHTGYYHDCYKDLLKVTQTTFIFAICFLPLLVLLKCCKLRQGFPPDLIIAPNAGVAAYRSWLQTIELLKERKVSAFFSDYCEEACNLATSCISSVTGASPTIPIQLNPFRQPLAVENSALFLPCYSNCFIFGI, from the exons ATGGAGTGCGCCGGGAGGGGAAGCCGAACACCATGCTCCGGTCCGGCGACGAGACGTTGCCGTCGCTGCCAAGCAGTAGCTTATTGCTCCATCACTCACCAG GTATCACACGGGAATGTACACAAGAAAGAGTGTCAAAGGTTGGAACAACAAATGAAGCTTGCCCATGTTTTGAGTGATTTCCCTTTTTCATTTTCTGAAGAATCTACTTTTCAG GTGTGTGATAAACGGGAAACAagatgttcatgcttgataaaacAGGGCATTCACCGTGTAGGAATGTGGTTGTTCGAATGCAGCTGTGGCGCATCAACTGCTATATTGGGTTGCGCAAG GCTCGTCAAAGGCTGGGACCTTTCTAGTACATTGTGTCCTTGTAGAG AGCCATCCACTCCCTTACCAAAGCTACTTCGTGGTTGGAAAGAATATTATGAATGGAGGTGCATTCCGCTATATTCTCCTGTTGCTTTGCTACTTCACTGG CCATTGACGCTGTATTGGGCTATTAAGATGGCAGTTCAAGGGAACCTGATTCCTGAAATTAGTAATGAGCTACGCATACATTATTTAG ATGTTCGAATACATATTGATTTTGTGGGACCTGCAATTCCAGTAGAAAG GAACGGTGAGAGAATTGTACTTCGTGATTATGCTCATTGTACAGAGACCAACTGCAAGTGTAAATGTTCGACTGAGAGTTTTGGCCTAACCTCATTACAAACTGGATCTTCAGCCATTACATTAAAGCTTCATACTGGTTATTATCATGATTGTTATAAAGATCTTCTGAAGGTCACTCAAACAACATTTATCTTTGCCATATGTTTTCTTCCCTTGTTGGTGTTACTCAAATGTTGTAAGCTTCGTCAGGGCTTTCCTCCTGATCTAATTATTGCACCGAATGCTGGTGTTGCTGCTTACAGGAGCTGGCTACAAACCATT GAGCTGTTAAAGGAGAGAAAAGTTTCTGCATTTTTCTCCGATTACTGTGAAGAAGCTTGTAATCTGGCGACTAGTTGCATAAGCTCAGTGACTGGGGCTTCACCTACCATTCCT ATCCAACTAAATCCTTTTAGGCAACCCCTCGCAGTAGAAAACAGTGCCCTGTTTCTTCCATGCTACTCAAATTGCTTCATCTTTGGGATTTGA
- the LOC107848128 gene encoding zinc finger MYND domain-containing protein 15 isoform X3 gives MECAGRGSRTPCSGPATRRCRRCQAVAYCSITHQVSHGNVHKKECQRLEQQMKLAHVLSDFPFSFSEESTFQVCDKRETRCSCLIKQGIHRVGMWLFECSCGASTAILGCARLVKGWDLSSTLCPCREPSTPLPKLLRGWKEYYEWRCIPLYSPVALLLHWPLTLYWAIKMAVQGNLIPEISNELRIHYLGPEKELHQLAVFSELHAVFPDVRIHIDFVGPAIPVERNGERIVLRDYAHCTETNCKCKCSTESFGLTSLQTGSSAITLKLHTGYYHDCYKDLLKGFPPDLIIAPNAGVAAYRSWLQTIELLKERKVSAFFSDYCEEACNLATSCISSVTGASPTIPIQLNPFRQPLAVENSALFLPCYSNCFIFGI, from the exons ATGGAGTGCGCCGGGAGGGGAAGCCGAACACCATGCTCCGGTCCGGCGACGAGACGTTGCCGTCGCTGCCAAGCAGTAGCTTATTGCTCCATCACTCACCAG GTATCACACGGGAATGTACACAAGAAAGAGTGTCAAAGGTTGGAACAACAAATGAAGCTTGCCCATGTTTTGAGTGATTTCCCTTTTTCATTTTCTGAAGAATCTACTTTTCAG GTGTGTGATAAACGGGAAACAagatgttcatgcttgataaaacAGGGCATTCACCGTGTAGGAATGTGGTTGTTCGAATGCAGCTGTGGCGCATCAACTGCTATATTGGGTTGCGCAAG GCTCGTCAAAGGCTGGGACCTTTCTAGTACATTGTGTCCTTGTAGAG AGCCATCCACTCCCTTACCAAAGCTACTTCGTGGTTGGAAAGAATATTATGAATGGAGGTGCATTCCGCTATATTCTCCTGTTGCTTTGCTACTTCACTGG CCATTGACGCTGTATTGGGCTATTAAGATGGCAGTTCAAGGGAACCTGATTCCTGAAATTAGTAATGAGCTACGCATACATTATTTAG GTCCTGAAAAAGAGCTTCATCAGCTTGCCGTTTTCAGTGAACTGCATGCTGTTTTTCCAGATGTTCGAATACATATTGATTTTGTGGGACCTGCAATTCCAGTAGAAAG GAACGGTGAGAGAATTGTACTTCGTGATTATGCTCATTGTACAGAGACCAACTGCAAGTGTAAATGTTCGACTGAGAGTTTTGGCCTAACCTCATTACAAACTGGATCTTCAGCCATTACATTAAAGCTTCATACTGGTTATTATCATGATTGTTATAAAGATCTTCTGAAG GGCTTTCCTCCTGATCTAATTATTGCACCGAATGCTGGTGTTGCTGCTTACAGGAGCTGGCTACAAACCATT GAGCTGTTAAAGGAGAGAAAAGTTTCTGCATTTTTCTCCGATTACTGTGAAGAAGCTTGTAATCTGGCGACTAGTTGCATAAGCTCAGTGACTGGGGCTTCACCTACCATTCCT ATCCAACTAAATCCTTTTAGGCAACCCCTCGCAGTAGAAAACAGTGCCCTGTTTCTTCCATGCTACTCAAATTGCTTCATCTTTGGGATTTGA
- the LOC107848128 gene encoding zinc finger MYND domain-containing protein 15 isoform X1, with the protein MECAGRGSRTPCSGPATRRCRRCQAVAYCSITHQVSHGNVHKKECQRLEQQMKLAHVLSDFPFSFSEESTFQVCDKRETRCSCLIKQGIHRVGMWLFECSCGASTAILGCARLVKGWDLSSTLCPCREPSTPLPKLLRGWKEYYEWRCIPLYSPVALLLHWPLTLYWAIKMAVQGNLIPEISNELRIHYLGPEKELHQLAVFSELHAVFPDVRIHIDFVGPAIPVERNGERIVLRDYAHCTETNCKCKCSTESFGLTSLQTGSSAITLKLHTGYYHDCYKDLLKVTQTTFIFAICFLPLLVLLKCCKLRQGFPPDLIIAPNAGVAAYRSWLQTIELLKERKVSAFFSDYCEEACNLATSCISSVTGASPTIPIQLNPFRQPLAVENSALFLPCYSNCFIFGI; encoded by the exons ATGGAGTGCGCCGGGAGGGGAAGCCGAACACCATGCTCCGGTCCGGCGACGAGACGTTGCCGTCGCTGCCAAGCAGTAGCTTATTGCTCCATCACTCACCAG GTATCACACGGGAATGTACACAAGAAAGAGTGTCAAAGGTTGGAACAACAAATGAAGCTTGCCCATGTTTTGAGTGATTTCCCTTTTTCATTTTCTGAAGAATCTACTTTTCAG GTGTGTGATAAACGGGAAACAagatgttcatgcttgataaaacAGGGCATTCACCGTGTAGGAATGTGGTTGTTCGAATGCAGCTGTGGCGCATCAACTGCTATATTGGGTTGCGCAAG GCTCGTCAAAGGCTGGGACCTTTCTAGTACATTGTGTCCTTGTAGAG AGCCATCCACTCCCTTACCAAAGCTACTTCGTGGTTGGAAAGAATATTATGAATGGAGGTGCATTCCGCTATATTCTCCTGTTGCTTTGCTACTTCACTGG CCATTGACGCTGTATTGGGCTATTAAGATGGCAGTTCAAGGGAACCTGATTCCTGAAATTAGTAATGAGCTACGCATACATTATTTAG GTCCTGAAAAAGAGCTTCATCAGCTTGCCGTTTTCAGTGAACTGCATGCTGTTTTTCCAGATGTTCGAATACATATTGATTTTGTGGGACCTGCAATTCCAGTAGAAAG GAACGGTGAGAGAATTGTACTTCGTGATTATGCTCATTGTACAGAGACCAACTGCAAGTGTAAATGTTCGACTGAGAGTTTTGGCCTAACCTCATTACAAACTGGATCTTCAGCCATTACATTAAAGCTTCATACTGGTTATTATCATGATTGTTATAAAGATCTTCTGAAGGTCACTCAAACAACATTTATCTTTGCCATATGTTTTCTTCCCTTGTTGGTGTTACTCAAATGTTGTAAGCTTCGTCAGGGCTTTCCTCCTGATCTAATTATTGCACCGAATGCTGGTGTTGCTGCTTACAGGAGCTGGCTACAAACCATT GAGCTGTTAAAGGAGAGAAAAGTTTCTGCATTTTTCTCCGATTACTGTGAAGAAGCTTGTAATCTGGCGACTAGTTGCATAAGCTCAGTGACTGGGGCTTCACCTACCATTCCT ATCCAACTAAATCCTTTTAGGCAACCCCTCGCAGTAGAAAACAGTGCCCTGTTTCTTCCATGCTACTCAAATTGCTTCATCTTTGGGATTTGA
- the LOC107848128 gene encoding zinc finger MYND domain-containing protein 15 isoform X4 — MECAGRGSRTPCSGPATRRCRRCQAVAYCSITHQVSHGNVHKKECQRLEQQMKLAHVLSDFPFSFSEESTFQVCDKRETRCSCLIKQGIHRVGMWLFECSCGASTAILGCARLVKGWDLSSTLCPCREPSTPLPKLLRGWKEYYEWRCIPLYSPVALLLHWPLTLYWAIKMAVQGNLIPEISNELRIHYLDVRIHIDFVGPAIPVERNGERIVLRDYAHCTETNCKCKCSTESFGLTSLQTGSSAITLKLHTGYYHDCYKDLLKGFPPDLIIAPNAGVAAYRSWLQTIELLKERKVSAFFSDYCEEACNLATSCISSVTGASPTIPIQLNPFRQPLAVENSALFLPCYSNCFIFGI; from the exons ATGGAGTGCGCCGGGAGGGGAAGCCGAACACCATGCTCCGGTCCGGCGACGAGACGTTGCCGTCGCTGCCAAGCAGTAGCTTATTGCTCCATCACTCACCAG GTATCACACGGGAATGTACACAAGAAAGAGTGTCAAAGGTTGGAACAACAAATGAAGCTTGCCCATGTTTTGAGTGATTTCCCTTTTTCATTTTCTGAAGAATCTACTTTTCAG GTGTGTGATAAACGGGAAACAagatgttcatgcttgataaaacAGGGCATTCACCGTGTAGGAATGTGGTTGTTCGAATGCAGCTGTGGCGCATCAACTGCTATATTGGGTTGCGCAAG GCTCGTCAAAGGCTGGGACCTTTCTAGTACATTGTGTCCTTGTAGAG AGCCATCCACTCCCTTACCAAAGCTACTTCGTGGTTGGAAAGAATATTATGAATGGAGGTGCATTCCGCTATATTCTCCTGTTGCTTTGCTACTTCACTGG CCATTGACGCTGTATTGGGCTATTAAGATGGCAGTTCAAGGGAACCTGATTCCTGAAATTAGTAATGAGCTACGCATACATTATTTAG ATGTTCGAATACATATTGATTTTGTGGGACCTGCAATTCCAGTAGAAAG GAACGGTGAGAGAATTGTACTTCGTGATTATGCTCATTGTACAGAGACCAACTGCAAGTGTAAATGTTCGACTGAGAGTTTTGGCCTAACCTCATTACAAACTGGATCTTCAGCCATTACATTAAAGCTTCATACTGGTTATTATCATGATTGTTATAAAGATCTTCTGAAG GGCTTTCCTCCTGATCTAATTATTGCACCGAATGCTGGTGTTGCTGCTTACAGGAGCTGGCTACAAACCATT GAGCTGTTAAAGGAGAGAAAAGTTTCTGCATTTTTCTCCGATTACTGTGAAGAAGCTTGTAATCTGGCGACTAGTTGCATAAGCTCAGTGACTGGGGCTTCACCTACCATTCCT ATCCAACTAAATCCTTTTAGGCAACCCCTCGCAGTAGAAAACAGTGCCCTGTTTCTTCCATGCTACTCAAATTGCTTCATCTTTGGGATTTGA
- the LOC107848128 gene encoding zinc finger MYND domain-containing protein 15 isoform X5 has translation MKLAHVLSDFPFSFSEESTFQVCDKRETRCSCLIKQGIHRVGMWLFECSCGASTAILGCARLVKGWDLSSTLCPCREPSTPLPKLLRGWKEYYEWRCIPLYSPVALLLHWPLTLYWAIKMAVQGNLIPEISNELRIHYLGPEKELHQLAVFSELHAVFPDVRIHIDFVGPAIPVERNGERIVLRDYAHCTETNCKCKCSTESFGLTSLQTGSSAITLKLHTGYYHDCYKDLLKVTQTTFIFAICFLPLLVLLKCCKLRQGFPPDLIIAPNAGVAAYRSWLQTIELLKERKVSAFFSDYCEEACNLATSCISSVTGASPTIPIQLNPFRQPLAVENSALFLPCYSNCFIFGI, from the exons ATGAAGCTTGCCCATGTTTTGAGTGATTTCCCTTTTTCATTTTCTGAAGAATCTACTTTTCAG GTGTGTGATAAACGGGAAACAagatgttcatgcttgataaaacAGGGCATTCACCGTGTAGGAATGTGGTTGTTCGAATGCAGCTGTGGCGCATCAACTGCTATATTGGGTTGCGCAAG GCTCGTCAAAGGCTGGGACCTTTCTAGTACATTGTGTCCTTGTAGAG AGCCATCCACTCCCTTACCAAAGCTACTTCGTGGTTGGAAAGAATATTATGAATGGAGGTGCATTCCGCTATATTCTCCTGTTGCTTTGCTACTTCACTGG CCATTGACGCTGTATTGGGCTATTAAGATGGCAGTTCAAGGGAACCTGATTCCTGAAATTAGTAATGAGCTACGCATACATTATTTAG GTCCTGAAAAAGAGCTTCATCAGCTTGCCGTTTTCAGTGAACTGCATGCTGTTTTTCCAGATGTTCGAATACATATTGATTTTGTGGGACCTGCAATTCCAGTAGAAAG GAACGGTGAGAGAATTGTACTTCGTGATTATGCTCATTGTACAGAGACCAACTGCAAGTGTAAATGTTCGACTGAGAGTTTTGGCCTAACCTCATTACAAACTGGATCTTCAGCCATTACATTAAAGCTTCATACTGGTTATTATCATGATTGTTATAAAGATCTTCTGAAGGTCACTCAAACAACATTTATCTTTGCCATATGTTTTCTTCCCTTGTTGGTGTTACTCAAATGTTGTAAGCTTCGTCAGGGCTTTCCTCCTGATCTAATTATTGCACCGAATGCTGGTGTTGCTGCTTACAGGAGCTGGCTACAAACCATT GAGCTGTTAAAGGAGAGAAAAGTTTCTGCATTTTTCTCCGATTACTGTGAAGAAGCTTGTAATCTGGCGACTAGTTGCATAAGCTCAGTGACTGGGGCTTCACCTACCATTCCT ATCCAACTAAATCCTTTTAGGCAACCCCTCGCAGTAGAAAACAGTGCCCTGTTTCTTCCATGCTACTCAAATTGCTTCATCTTTGGGATTTGA